Genomic DNA from Rathayibacter sp. VKM Ac-2759:
GCGTCCTGGGAGCGGGTGTCGGCCGCGCGGTCCAGCCGGTCCGCTTCTGCGATGAGCTGCACCGCTTCGGTGCGCTCCTCCCCCGCTCGAGCGCGTTCGTCCGCGATGAGGGAGGCGACGTCGACGCCGTAGCGGTCCTGGACCTCGCAGCCGATGGTCTCCATCGCGGCCTGGGCGCGCGGGTCGAAGCCGCGCCACGATTCGGCCGTCTCCGTGACGTTAGCGATGTCCTGAATGCTCGCGTTGTTCCACCACTCGGGACGGTTCACCACGTCGATCTGGGACATAGCGACTCCACGCTCAGCCTCGAACCGCGCCGCCAGCTCGCGCGCCGCGTCGGTGTCGCGCCGCTGCGCATCGCGGGCCAGGTCTTCGCGCAGTCGAGCCATCTTGTCGGCCAACTGCATCGCCACCGTCAGCGCGGTTCGCAGTGCCGTGTCGACGTCCTCGTGCACGCCCCCATCGGCGTCGTTGTGCTCGCTCATCCGGTCCCCTCGTCTCTTCTCGTACGTCCCATGACGGTGACGGTCACCGTTCGTGGCCACCGTCTCGGTCACGGTCCGGCTTCAACGTCGCAGCCGGCTCATAGTCCGGCGTCGCGCTCGGCTCGGACACCTTCTTCGGCACCGGCGATCCATCAGCCCAGCCGCGATCCGCGGCCATCCGCTTCTGCAACTCCCGCTGCTCCGGCGTCAACCGCGCCACCGCTTCCCGCTGCTGCTCCGGCGTCAATACGCCGGCCCGCTGGCGCTGCAACTTCGCCTCCTCGACGGCGGGCATGCGATCCCGAACCAGCGCCAACCGGTTCTGCATCGTTGCCCGCACATCACGCGCGCGGCGCGCGTCCCCGACCGCGGAGTGCATGTCGTGGATGCTGCGGCTGAGCTTCGCCAGCTCACGGAAGACCAATGCTTGGGCGGCGGTCGCGTTACCGCTGCGGCTGACCTGCATCAGCACCATCGCCTGCCCTGCGAGGGACCGTGACGACGCGGGACGTGGCTGCGACTCGTGCGCACTCAGGTGTGCCGACCGCGCGAGGGATCGCGCCGCGTCCGCCAGCGGTCCCGGCGTCGCCTCCAACCGCTGCGACCACGCCGCGAACGCCCCGGACGTCTCTCGAGCGACGTGAGCCCACTGCGCCCGATCAGTCGGCGGGACGTTCTTCATTCGCTCGTTCAACGCCGACAGGTCACGCGCGTACTCCGACCACACCTCCGGTGACAGCTCGCACGTCTCCCGGCCCGGTGCGACCGGTTCATAGCGCCACGGATTCTTCGCCGTCGCCCGCCACTCCTGCACGGCCGCGGTCGCCGTCTCAGGGCTATCCGGCCACTGCTTGCGCAGCTCCGGCAGCGTCAGATCACGCGCCAGCTTCCCGCCGCCGTGCCACACCACCGGCTGACTCTTCTCCGGCCGCAACGCGACGGAATAGCCGGCGACAACATCGTCCCGGCCGGCCGCGTAACGAGGGCGAATGAGAACGCCCGCCTGGCGCATCCGGCGCACGAACTCGCCCTCATCCACCGACGCCGCGGCAGAGGATCGCACGGCACGCTCCAACCGGTGCGCGTCGACCTCGACCGCGCCGCGACGCTGCGCGACCTCGCGTGCTGCGGGCTGGATACCGCGCTCCCCCAGCTCACGCTCCGGCTCGTGTAGACGCTCCAAGCCGTAGTCGCGCTCCAACTCCCGGCACACGGTCTGCGACAGCTTCTTGTCTCGCGGAATGTGCGCCTTGGTCCCATCAGAGCGAACCGTCGACACCGCGATGTGGATGTGGTCGTTCCCGTTC
This window encodes:
- a CDS encoding relaxase/mobilization nuclease domain-containing protein, yielding MIPNVTYGGDMGGLVQYLAGPGRTNEHTEQHLIAGDPAIMAMHGESVLDRAEAREIARKLTHNRDFFGVDVTRQVKVFDRETGEQTGTERVKSDVWHCSLSLRAEEGQLTDEQWGRIATDFVDRMGFAGDSSGKADCQWVAVRHGLSANGNDHIHIAVSTVRSDGTKAHIPRDKKLSQTVCRELERDYGLERLHEPERELGERGIQPAAREVAQRRGAVEVDAHRLERAVRSSAAASVDEGEFVRRMRQAGVLIRPRYAAGRDDVVAGYSVALRPEKSQPVVWHGGGKLARDLTLPELRKQWPDSPETATAAVQEWRATAKNPWRYEPVAPGRETCELSPEVWSEYARDLSALNERMKNVPPTDRAQWAHVARETSGAFAAWSQRLEATPGPLADAARSLARSAHLSAHESQPRPASSRSLAGQAMVLMQVSRSGNATAAQALVFRELAKLSRSIHDMHSAVGDARRARDVRATMQNRLALVRDRMPAVEEAKLQRQRAGVLTPEQQREAVARLTPEQRELQKRMAADRGWADGSPVPKKVSEPSATPDYEPAATLKPDRDRDGGHER